The Ricinus communis isolate WT05 ecotype wild-type chromosome 8, ASM1957865v1, whole genome shotgun sequence sequence ACAAATTTGTAGGACAAAGAGGATACAAGATTTTACAGTCAATGTCTCAATAAGGATCCAACTCAGCAGTACTTTAAGAgaataaatttctataaaaaaaataggaataaaaatgtcaaaaagaagaagggtTTTGAGTCTgacaaataacaaaaatgaagAGATGAGATGATTGATAGATAAATTATAGGAAAGGGACCTTTGATGGCAACATCACCATAatctcaattaataaatatatgcaaTTGAACAAACTTAATTCGGCACTTGATAATGTAGGCAGAGTTACATTTTCCGTAGAGAGGGCTTGAAATActtgtttcttttctcctaCCCTTTGTCCATTTTTTACAGGGAAACAGAAATTACATATTCCCAAATTATTTAGTGATATGGAATTACATAATCATTAGCTAATttggtaataataatataatgttAATAATAACAAGTAGGCGCCGAGTtaaacttttgtttttctctttttctttttggacaatagaaaattattattaattattactaaaaacGAGAGGATACTACTAGAAATGGTTATCTGAGGGAGAGTCTAGAGAAACCAGCCACCTGGCAGCTGCCCTAATTCCTATTTTCctgaataaaacaaaaatcaactCTAGAGCAAAGCCCAAGTCTCTCGCCCTTGGTTGATCAGTAATATCATTGGATAAATTAGGAAATCACATGGTTGCACTAATCATTTTCCATCACGCAGATTGGTACATTCACccatcatatatttattaaacgggattttatgaattaatcGGAATATCCCAGCTATTGAATCAGAATATGTGATTGCCAAATGGGTCTCCACGTGCATGGCAAGACATTCCAAAATCTACAAACCcccaataattaaaaagagaaagaaacccATAAATGAGTTCCCCCTTATCATTCCTAAAGACaactctttaatttttgttcttCTAATTAGCATTATATTCTGCTTGTATCCACAAAATGATTTCTTAATTCAATGAACAAGCCATCCTGAATCATGTgccatttctttatatttgttttatttctaCAAGGAACAGGTTTGATATATGGGAAACCTAATAAAGGAACAGTGAATCGGTTGATGAGAATGTGCTGTGAACGAAAGTTACCCTTCTGCCCCTTTTCattcatctctctctctctctctctctctgatACATGGGAAACTAGTGCAATGTCGTTTCCTTTATTAATTGTGTCGTTCTGGTAGTTGAAGTAGTTAGTATAGCTGCATTGTGGGAGACACGTGTAAGAAATCCGTTATTCTCTTTATTTCCGTGTAATTCTGTTAGCAATCATTAGCTGTCATAGGGAATTGAGCCTGCAACAGTTAACTGCAGGTCCTCCACCCATGCATCAGGTGTGATGATTATTAGTAAACTGATTCCCTTCTCTCCCCagattcttttcttcttcaattctTCAGGTaccactctctctctctctctgaaGTGAGCAAGTAAAGGAAGAACTGTAAAATCTTGCGATGGGGTCGTGCCTTTCCACGGGAAGCTGTATGCCTTGCGCGGTTTCTTTTTAAGTTATATTAAGAGTTCTTTATACTATTTCTCACAGTTTGTTCTcatgtttattttcttgacCTACATTCTCTCAGCTGACAAGTCTAATTTTACAACACCGCCGCTCGTTACTCCACTACAGCTCAGAGAAAGTTCAGATTTGATTGATATTCAAGCTGCTCGCCGATCTTGTGAGTATGTCGACAGTTCGGAATCAGCATCGGAGCTTCCCGATCTCAGAATTGAACAATCTTCACCTGATAGCCTTGAGTTTCTGGAGCCTACAAATATTGAGCCTACTCCTACTGAAGACACTGCAGTTGATAGCGTTGAGGAGCTTCCGACTTCTGAGCGTTCTCCAATCATAGAGAAATGCCAGTATCGGCCGAGGATCTTTACATACGATGAAATGGGAATAGCAACAGGTTATTTCTCACATGTTCACCTCCTTGGGGAGGGTGGTTTTGCTCATGTCTATAAGGGAGTCCTTCGAAATACTGGAGAAGTTGTTGCtattaagaaattcaaatataGGGATGGACAGAGGGAagatgaatttgagaaagaaattaaGGCTATTAGCAGTGTGCGTCATCGAAATCTCGTCAAGCTTATTGGCTACTGCATTAACGGACCAGATAGATTGCTAGTTTTAGAGTTTGTTCCCAACAATTCCTTGAAAACTCATTTACATGGTTAAtctttcttctccttcttcttcttctctttctcttttcctttttcttttttctctctagtCCTTTTGATGTACAAGTACAGCATAATTCCTTTTGTAATTTGAACTGATAACACATATTTATGATTATCCAGGCCActataatttgatataatgATCTTACTAAACGATAAATGGTACTAATTTGCAGGAAAGAAAACACCAACTTTGGAGTGGCCAAAACGAATAAATATTGCCATAGGCTCTGCGAAGGGGTTGGAATATCTACACGAAGACTGTGAGTAACTTAATGTTactttcttcttattattatattttatatattttgatatatagttAGGTGAGTCTTacacttatttattttctaaatttgtaCAATTCTCTGGATGATTTCATGAGTGCTTTCATGGATGCTACGCACCACAAAAGAGTTATTAGGGGGttaattatactttaatttaattcatttttttgtgttaacctaagtaaataaatattcaccTACAATCTTTGCCTTTAgctcttttctaatttaaaacatattttCATGTTAGATTTACATGGTCTCTGACTTGCACTCTCTTAATTTTCTGACATGTGTATCTTCAGGTAATCCTAAGATCATACACCGGGACATTAAAGCAGATAACATTCTTCTTGATGCTGACTTTAAACCAAAGGTATATATATAGGACAGTTTTATGAAGAGCTAAGGGtgtggttattttttttttttttgcatttatgtataatttttatccgtcaaacatatatattcttttatttaatttaaagttCATATTAtcttaattggaaaataaGACTGATATATATCTAGGTCATGTTTCCTTGTCCTTTTAAATTGCATTATATGAATAAATCTACTGATCAATTTAGACCATGTTTGTTCAGGTTGCAGATTTTGGTCTTGTCAAGTTCTTTCCCGAAAGTGTTAGTGTTACTCACATCTCCAGTCTGTGTAGGGGAACTCATGGGTATGGtacatcttttttttttttttttttttaatacattaCATGAATGACTCAGTTGTTTTATGGTGAATTAATGAGATAAGAATATAAACGTTCactatattttacttttaattttattttttgattataaaattttaatttattttactttaattatttagttttattagttACATTACTAATAAAGAATTGACATGTCGCATTTATTTctcttaattatttcttttattagctATTTTTGTCATGTGTCAATCTTTTATTTGTGACATGactaaatagaaatataattaaattaaatgaatgaaataaaataaattaaaatttataatcaaaataaaataaaatataaattttagtgattatttatatcattatttcaaataaaaatataaaaattcaggaagaggaacaaagaaaaaaagaagaggtcaggtttattttttaaagacgtgaagaatttattattaactaaGTTATTGTTTCATTcactatattttaaaatgcaGATATGCGGATCTTGAGCATTATCCTTCTCAGAAGGTTTCTGATAAATCGGATGTCTATTCCTTTGGAGTTGTCCTTCTAGAGCTGATAACTGGGAGACAACCAATTGAATTTAGGAGGAATGCACGTATAGTTGATTGGGTATGCATTACTTGTTCCCTGACTATAgttttatgataatttaaaGTGGTGAAGATTAATTAGTTCTACGTGAATTATACCGTTTATGCAGTGTTTGGTATGGTGATGTGTTATGTTATTTTCATACAATAAGTAATAGCTGCTAAGATTAAAAGCCAGACCATTTGTCTGGAATTGTATATTCAAGTGATCATTTTTTATTCTgcttattgttattttgtcTAATACATAGAAATCATATATATGAgtgcaattttttttccttcagtTGCTAACATGTAGTCAATTCagtattaaaagaattaaatccCATTGTCTAAgttcttgaatttttaaattacattttCTTAAGGTCCTAATGTAAACTATAATATCCCATTGATctaaaactttatatttttcattatttaacaATGAAAACATACACTGATCCATGTTTAATAGAGTGTTatttctcttccttttccCTTATCTTATTGATGAATACTCTaatcttttagtttttgtatttgctataattttttatgatatgagcagactcttatttataaactaaTGGTGGTTTTCCATCAAAGCACCAATGGTTACAACCCTTCATGTCATAACATTTACCAACAGTCATAACTATTCAATTCACAACTTTTCATTAAccaatagaatttaattactaatatcttattataattatatgagtcattaatttcttacacctaaactttatttatatcatattagCCCCtttgtattaatattttttttgcaaACAGTAAGGATTTGTTGatgaattagaaatttaactaatgccattaaaagaaaagaaagcaaacctatTTTCAGGACTTTGAATTTTTACAATTATTAAGCCCCTCTAGTCTTATTTACATAAACAATATTGACTAATTTCATTGGacttaatagaattaaaatatacgCACTGCAAGATAATGTGTTAATATAGACAATTACACTGATtggaaaatagaaaaaaaatagtatattatgGAAAAATGGACAATTACACTGTTATGTTGAATAcgttatcttttaattaaattaattaaaaaataagcttCTCTTTCCTAATTAGCACAATTTTATACTAACATGCTTTTTTATGGCacattcatttcattttatatattaggGTAATGAGATTACTATTTgcgtaaataaataaataaaacaagagATGTAATGTAACATAAAGTGCCGGAGCTTAATAATATGCAGAGTGAAAGTTCtacctttctctttttctttagtgGCATTCTTACTTTATAGAAACAAGTCCTTAATGTGTATAGAACCAAGAGGTTAATGCAACAAGGTTAAAAGCTCAATATATTTATTCGctgaaaataaaagttttatttccATTAAGATGATAATAAGTAATTCGTAggcataaaattttattattatttctagactaatctaatattttaatatactaaataatttagactaattgaattaattaattgagtaaaattaaatatatttttgacaaattaaacatttgatttattatctaatatcatatttaattaatttactttaatGGTCATTCAaagctttgaactttgatGATTCAGGCTAGGCTTCTGATTAGCCATGCTTTGAGATCTGGTGATTATTTGTCTCTTCTTGATCCAAAACTGAAAGGGAACTGCGATAAAAATGAAGTGGAGCGAATGATTCATTGCGCTGTTGCTTGTGTATATAAACCCTCAGAGAGACGGCCAAAAATGAAACAggtaatatataatatatgtgtgtgtattTGAGTATTCAGAAACACATCAAATAATGCAATCGTCAAAGAACACAGTTTTGCTTTTATGTTACTAACCTTTCTAATACTAACGCAATGTAGATAGTTCAAGCTCTTGAAGGGAATATGCCTTTGAAGGATATATGGGATGTGAATGACATTGCTTTCTTGCGCGGTATACTTTCTTTAGTTTGCTAAacattgaaaattttatgaaattcatatatatatatttatctatataccaaactaataaattattaaacatatttattagttataaataaccgagtatattcaattatataatattaaatactaaaatactcatatatatttatgtgttaGTCTACTATTAGTTACAATATATACATAGGggataaatatttatacattctCTGTCTTTTCCATCCAGATTTCCCATGTCAAAATTCACTGCTCCAGCAAAGGTTGTTGGAGCTGCCTATCACTATAATTGAGGACAGTGATTACGAAACGCTTCAAGATTATCAGCCAAAGGGATTTACTTTTCAAGAACTAGAAGTGGCATCTGATGGTTTCTCCAATGCCAACCTACTTAAGGAGGGTGATTTTTTCCAAGTCTATGAGGGAGTCCTTCCAAGTGGTGAAAGGGTGgcaattaaaaatctaaaattttgtaCTGAACTGCAAGAAGATGAATTTGAGAAGGAGATTAAGGCCATTAACAGCGTGCGCCACAAAAATCTTGTTAAGCTGGTTGGATATTGCATTGATGGAGACAAGAGGTTgcttatttttgaatttgttcCGAACAAAACCTTGAAATCTCAGTTACATGGCGAGCCCACCTAAactcattctttttttttttttcgagtTCTGagcttaattatataaatatcatgTTCCAGAACTTATCTAagcaattaatattaatatctgGTGTGAAACACACAACAGGGGATGGTATATCACCTTTGGACTGGACAACCAGAATGAAAATCGCCAGAGGCTCTGCAAGAGGTTTGAAATATTTGCATGAAGACTGTAAGTACTCCCAGCTTCATGCCTTTAGCACTTGGCCATTATACACATTAGTTATGTTTACAGGTATTAGGTTCCCATTGCGATTCTGGCATAGTTATATATGTaagtatgtatgtatgtattaTTTTCAGGTAATCCGAGGATCATACACCGACATATTGATGCGAATCACATTCTTCTTGATGATAATTGTGAACCAAAGGTAACCTTAGTCCTGTAATTTTTCAAAACTCCATAATTATCCCAGAACAAAACTTCTGTAAAGCCAAGCTTCCACTCCCCATCACTTCTCCCCCGAAGTGGGCTGCTGAACTCAGTTTTCTTGAAGTTCTTCAGATTTCCTGTTCTGAAAATCAATCCTCCACTCAAGTTCATCCACCATTTCCAATGCAAATCATTGTTCTATAACATGTCTATCAGTACATGCACATTCTATGATATCTAGTGATCATCCAGAAGAAAATCTTACTCAGAATGAGGGTCAGACGAACCTGTACGGTTCCTCCAAAATAAGATTCCCGACACGGCAATTCTGTACTTTTCAGATTTCCAGCTTTGGAAACTAGTTTCTGACCGAATTTGAGCTCTTTTTTCTACTTCATGCCACTCGTCAAATCCGCCCATCTCTTGTACTGGTCCCATATCAATGACTTGCCCTTCTGCCATGTCATCGTGGTCGCACCCCTGCCGCATATCATCAGTCTAAATCCTCCTGTCTTAGTGCTTTTGGTGTATCAGTATGTTCTCTACTGCCAGTCATATCTTGCCTCGTGTCCGCCTCAGTTTGGTTGAATTAAACCTATTGACAAAGTTTTGATGACTGGTTCGACTACtttgaaatctaatttttcatattgagGATCGCTTCTGAAGGTTCAAACCTTTCGAATATATACTTGAAGTCGATTTCCACAAATTAAGCTTTGCTGAAATAGGAAaatctttagttttttttttttgtcatctGCCTGCTTGATGTCGGTTCAAACCTTCTGGTTTAGTTGGCAAGAGTTTGGTTGCTGTTTTGGTGGTGGTTTCTTTCTGGTCTTTGGAGGCTGCTCTTTGTAGTATTTGGTGTCCTGCGTTTTGCGGTGTCTTTGTATTTCTTTGGTTCTTCTGCTGTATGTTTGTAGTTTTTGGCTCTTGTTTTTCTGCTTTCAGTTTTCTTGTCTAGAAACTTGAGGctgttttgtttctttgttcAGTTTTAGGGagagaacaaaaaaataaaaatgataatactCTGTATTAAAAAGATTGCTTCGTACATGCACATTCAAGAGACAcataattctttcttttctaatctCTTTCTCCTATTATTTCTACAACCTTGTTCTGTTTGTTTCGCATTTGATGTTGACCTTGTATAATGATATCAATTATTTACAAGGGAATCATTTTTTTCAGCTTGCAGATTTTGCAAATGCCAAGTTTTTCCCAGATTCTGTTACACATCTATTCACCGACGTTAGGGGAACTTCTGGGTGGggaacttttaatatttagtttctTGGAATAGGAAATCAAATAAGTAATGCTGTGTCGTCTGCCTTGCATATAcattgagaaaaagaaaagcaaaaaagaatGTTTTCTTGATCTGTTTTTCTCATGCATGTCTTTCAACTGCAGTTATATAGCTCCTGAATATGCCGATACAAGGATGTTGACTGATAAGTCCGATGTCTATTCGTATGGTGTTTTGCTCCTGGAGTTGATTACTGGGAAACAACCTGATGATGATCATACTGACATAGTTGGCTGGGTACGTTTCTTGTTCTTCCGCAACTacaaataatttgaaaagagTTGATCTTGTATGTGTGCTTATTTACATCATTTTCCTTTCTAGATTGCTGAAAGCTGTTTGTTATTGTTTGCTTAATATAAAGCATGAatgtgaggggaaaaataagaGCATATACTTTCATCTAACATATACAGGTGGTGCCTCAGCTGGACGAAGGGAACTATGATTTTCTAGTTGACCCCAATTTGCAGGAATACGACCCCGAGCAAATGAGGCAACTGATTATTTGTGCTGCAGCCTGTGTACGTAAGGATCCAGACAGTCGGCCAAAAATGAGTCAGGTAATACACATCTCCAAGTTGACaagttgaatatatatatgtagcaTTATCTTAATTACAAAATCTTAAGAAGAACCATAATCATTCTTTCGTTTCGGTGCAAGACAGATAGTTAGGGTTCTAGAAGGAGCTACTCCTGTTGCGAATGACCTCTAGGACTGGAAGAACTGCAGGGCCATGGACATTGAAGCGCCTGAAATAATTTCTGCAGGATGCTCCGGCTCCATGCCTTTTTATTGTTTCTTGTTAATCTTTGCCTTTTATTGTTTCTTGTTAATCTTTAACCACGAAATATTGTTGGATGACTTTTGTTAGAAAGCAGGAAacacaatataagaaaaaattcttaaagagAGAAGAATTATCacagatttatatttttcgtTATCAAGTATGCAAGATACCGCTGTATCTCTTAATAGAGATGCATATGATTCTATActtataaacttaattatttatttatcatattcatgATACTTAATActctaaatatataatcattcatatatttagacttttataaatactttaaaacaattattgactgttagtaaatatttaataatttaagtttaCTATTGTCTACACTCCTctttaaacttaattattctaaatataatcatatttgGTTGGtccacattcaagataaaaatGTTGAACTGCATGAACTCTTGAACTTGACTTCTATGTTTCTCCAGCTCCTTCCTTTCTATGCTTCAAATCATCTAATCCTTCAATAGTATCTCCAAGTTTTAATTTGAAAGCATTATAAgctattttgattatattcaacttaatataaatatactgtattaacatttttatgttatacaaattcttaaaatgggttatcatatttaaaactGTTTAactttctatatttttctttgtaaatGATTTTTAGTCATATTTAATGCTTTTTCAACTTATTTTCAAGTTCAATTTttgccaaaaagaaaagttagtTGATAATCTTAGTTTCAAAATAAGGAGAATCAGATTCATTAATAGCATTAACTAtagtttaaaaagaaagaaaaagaaaatgttaaattttatGGTTCTTGAAAGTGCATTGAAATGAAACCTTTAGGTCCATGAAGGTGAGCGGATAAAAGCCCTAGCCAGTGGAGGCTTGTGTAGCTTAATATATAGTAAAGCAAGCCAGGGCCGGCCTTCAAAAGGCCAGTATGGCCCTTGCTTTCTCAAGCTAATCTCATGTTTTTTTCAATATACTCACTTGATTGTTGCTATGCTGGTTTCTATTGTTTCAAGTTAGAGACACGGAGAGGCATCGCTCCTAATTTAGAATCTAACCAAAATAGGATAAAACATAGTGCATAACATgcttattaattcatataaacaTTGAATATATTATACACAAGTAACTAAAAAATGAAGGTTCAGTAATTACATAAAACCATAATAGAATTCATCCATCTTCCCAAATTTGACAGAAAACTTAATCTGGGCTTATGCAACAGTAAAgttatcaattttatatgaCTTGGGCCAAGATACAGTGAGCTTCGTTAGGAATTCAGCATTGATGTAATTTAAACTAATGTAAATTAATCAaatccatttttttttaaaacagtAATATTACTTAATGATATAACAACATTATATGATTCAAATATGTCGTGAAGtttaaaattatgttatttcATGTTATTGCAATGTGGAATTATGGGTTAAACCTATACTGTAATAAGGTGAACCAACCAAAACATAAGAGATTCTTTGCTTTTCTTGTTTATGGATTATTGGTTTGTCTTAATTATATGAGACACATCATGCAtactttctcattttattctCATGCTAAATGGGTTTGTGCTAAATTTGACGGTTTAtgacttaatttaattaagattataGTTTAACAGTATGGAAACATACAAGATATAGATCAATATAGTCAAGTTGTAGGTTTCTTAAACTCTTAGTCAATGCCTTTTGAGACGTCTTCAGGAGCATGGCCACTGCACCTCTACATACTACAATTGCTATTTTCACAAGCCCACAATTGGTTGAAACTCTTTCACAAGGTGggtcttttattttattttaagaaaaagatgcaATCGGTTGAGAGGGAGAGCAGAGTTTTGGGTTTTTTCATATTGTCAAggagttaaataataaaaataaataatgagtctaattaagttaattttataaatagaatcAACCTGagcctgaaaagaaaaataaataaataaaaagcagtaaaattttaaatagcatAACAATATTCACTATTAAGCCACAGTGTAAGAGAACAAATTTCTAggataattatttgtttaaaaataaataggatACAAGATTTTACAGTCAATGTCTCAATAATGATCCAACTCAACAGTACTTTAAGAGAATAAACTTGTATAAAAATAGGAATGAAATGtcaaaaagaagagaaaaagaagaagggttTTGGGTTTGACAAATCACAGAATGAAGAGATGAGATGATAGATAAATTATAGGAAAAGGACCCTGAAAGCAGCTTTCATGGCAACATCACCATAAtcttagttaataaatatatgataatGGTAGGCGGAGTCGCATTTTCCAATGATCAAACAAAATGGTAAGTTTGCATGTATCCATATTCAATTAAATGCAGAGATGGattgaaaaaacaaaatggTAAGTTTGCTTTTTTACAGGGAAACAGAAATTACAGACATTGTACTTAATTGAAACATATTcccaaattattttattccataaaaaattaattgagaGTTAGCTAATTTAATAGTTACTTGCAATGCCAATTATGGAGGAAAGATTAGCATCTCCATAGGGAGTTGTAAcaataattctatatattaattaactaataaaagagaaaagcgAATTGAATTCAATGTATAATGCAAAAGATTataatgttaataataataagtagGCGCTGAGTTAAgcttttgttttttccttttcttctttaggacaatacaaaattattatttagattaaataatttattatctaacagtttttaataatttatttagattaagaaATATCTAacagtttttaattataaaaaagataagttaaattaagaaaaagtaCATATTATCATTTGATGGTATTTATAATGTTTTAGACTGTAAGGATTTCTGCTTTTACCAAGACAAGTATGTCTTTTCATAGATAGATTTGAAAAGAAAGGTGCCCATcccataatatttattaatcaggACTTTATGaattaatcaaattccaaATTATAATTACCGTGTCCTAATTAGTGGCATTTTGCTGtgctaattctttttcttttatttaattcatctGTCCATGTGCGCATGAAAACAAAAGCACAGTGCTCTCCTTTTAATGTGAGGATTAGTGTTTTATGATTAAGAATTCATTTCCATTAATGAAAGCTGTTTACAGAATCTTGATACATATACTTCCTTTGCTTTGTCATGGTAGAAGCTGCCAAGTATTTCATCCAAGCCTACTGCTACTTGCACAAAGTATATCCCTGCTATTGATTAGTGGCATTTTGTTCTGCTAATTTTCAACTCTTGAAATTCCCAAGCATCACCAACAAAGTTCCCATAATCTgttcaaatagaaaaagaaaatggtataTCCCTGCTATTGAATCATAATATATGATTGCCAAATGGGTCTCCACATCATCGCAAGACATTCCAAAAAATCTACAAACCCCAATTATTAAAGAAGTAGAAAAGGAGCTAAAGAAACTGATGAAGGATATCATAAATGAATCCCCCTTATCATTCCTAAAGACAACTTTTCACTCCTTGTTcttctaattattatattttgcttGTATCCACGAAATGATTTCTTAAATCAATGAACAAGCCATTGTGAACAGCCCAAAGATTCTCTATTATCCTGGTGTTTATGTCTGGGAAGCTGCCTTATGATACTAGCTGGCATATTTTCTAAGCAAATATAGGAACAATTATAGAATCAACTCAACTACGGTTGTTTAGGCATGCAACCAGTGATGAACAATGCTAATTTCTATTTGAGCTACTTCCTGCCATTGCATTaaaaacgaaaaaaaaaaatatttgtatgcATGTTAGATTGCCAATAGGTCAATATCTCAATTTCACAAAATCTGAATTTAagtcattattttcttaaacaaattttaatttcatgtgCTACTGATGCTGTACGACTTGTTACCAATTGTGGGTGAAccataaataaatgaatttaacTATTAGTATcaagttaataaatttaccatttCATTATAAACCctttataaaacaaaaagttttaaaatgaaattaatcaaaacatattatataaaaatgtcATGTGTTcctacttttaatttttgatatggCACTAGAGAAAAGCTAATTAATTGGAAGGAAAATGATAACTTTAACATTTgtacataaaataaacaaataatttagtaCATACTTATTTTTAAGCAAGCCGtattattttcctttaaaGGTGATATACAATTAAGAAAATCgaaaataaaacattcatTTACCTGACAAATCAATACGTTTTGAGTTGATTTACAacagaaatgaaaaaaaaaaaaaaagggaaaagcaaaaaagagaAGAGCTTTTGCCGCAAGTAAACTAAACCAATTATTTGTTATCAGAATgcacttgaaaaattttgtaaaaagtttgaccaaaagaaaaatgtaag is a genomic window containing:
- the LOC8274497 gene encoding interleukin-1 receptor-associated kinase 1 isoform X1, which produces MFIFLTYILSADKSNFTTPPLVTPLQLRESSDLIDIQAARRSCEYVDSSESASELPDLRIEQSSPDSLEFLEPTNIEPTPTEDTAVDSVEELPTSERSPIIEKCQYRPRIFTYDEMGIATGYFSHVHLLGEGGFAHVYKGVLRNTGEVVAIKKFKYRDGQREDEFEKEIKAISSVRHRNLVKLIGYCINGPDRLLVLEFVPNNSLKTHLHGKKTPTLEWPKRINIAIGSAKGLEYLHEDCNPKIIHRDIKADNILLDADFKPKVADFGLVKFFPESVSVTHISSLCRGTHGYADLEHYPSQKVSDKSDVYSFGVVLLELITGRQPIEFRRNARIVDWARLLISHALRSGDYLSLLDPKLKGNCDKNEVERMIHCAVACVYKPSERRPKMKQIVQALEGNMPLKDIWDVNDIAFLRDFPCQNSLLQQRLLELPITIIEDSDYETLQDYQPKGFTFQELEVASDGFSNANLLKEGDFFQVYEGVLPSGERVAIKNLKFCTELQEDEFEKEIKAINSVRHKNLVKLVGYCIDGDKRLLIFEFVPNKTLKSQLHGDGISPLDWTTRMKIARGSARGLKYLHEDCNPRIIHRHIDANHILLDDNCEPKLADFANAKFFPDSVTHLFTDVRGTSGYIAPEYADTRMLTDKSDVYSYGVLLLELITGKQPDDDHTDIVGWVVPQLDEGNYDFLVDPNLQEYDPEQMRQLIICAAACVRKDPDSRPKMSQIVRVLEGATPVANDL
- the LOC8274497 gene encoding interleukin-1 receptor-associated kinase 1 isoform X2 produces the protein MGSCLSTGSSDKSNFTTPPLVTPLQLRESSDLIDIQAARRSCEYVDSSESASELPDLRIEQSSPDSLEFLEPTNIEPTPTEDTAVDSVEELPTSERSPIIEKCQYRPRIFTYDEMGIATGYFSHVHLLGEGGFAHVYKGVLRNTGEVVAIKKFKYRDGQREDEFEKEIKAISSVRHRNLVKLIGYCINGPDRLLVLEFVPNNSLKTHLHGKKTPTLEWPKRINIAIGSAKGLEYLHEDCNPKIIHRDIKADNILLDADFKPKVADFGLVKFFPESVSVTHISSLCRGTHGYADLEHYPSQKVSDKSDVYSFGVVLLELITGRQPIEFRRNARIVDWARLLISHALRSGDYLSLLDPKLKGNCDKNEVERMIHCAVACVYKPSERRPKMKQIVQALEGNMPLKDIWDVNDIAFLRDFPCQNSLLQQRLLELPITIIEDSDYETLQDYQPKGFTFQELEVASDGFSNANLLKEGDFFQVYEGVLPSGERVAIKNLKFCTELQEDEFEKEIKAINSVRHKNLVKLVGYCIDGDKRLLIFEFVPNKTLKSQLHGDGISPLDWTTRMKIARGSARGLKYLHEDCNPRIIHRHIDANHILLDDNCEPKLADFANAKFFPDSVTHLFTDVRGTSGYIAPEYADTRMLTDKSDVYSYGVLLLELITGKQPDDDHTDIVGWVVPQLDEGNYDFLVDPNLQEYDPEQMRQLIICAAACVRKDPDSRPKMSQIVRVLEGATPVANDL